From the Oncorhynchus nerka isolate Pitt River linkage group LG20, Oner_Uvic_2.0, whole genome shotgun sequence genome, one window contains:
- the LOC115102273 gene encoding guanine nucleotide-binding protein G(I)/G(S)/G(T) subunit beta-1-like, producing the protein MGELEQLRQEADQLKNQIKDARKACADATLSQITANIDPIGRIQMRTRRTLRGHLAKIYAMHWGTDSRLLVSASQDGKLIIWDSYTTNKVHAIPLRSSWVMTCAYAPSGNYVACGGLDNVCSIYNLKTREGNVRVSRELAGHTGYLSCCRFVDDTKIVTSSGDTTCALWDIETGMQTTTFAGHTGDVMSLSLAPDTQLFVSGACDASAKLWDVREGMCRQTFTGHESDINAICFFPNGNAFATGSDDATCRLFDLRADQELMVYSHDNIICGITSVAFSKSGRLLLAGYDDFNCNVWDSLKADRAGVLAGHDNRVSCLGVTDDGMAVSTGSWDSFLKIWN; encoded by the exons ATGGGCGAACTGGAACAGCTACGCCAGGAGGCCGATCAGCTCAAGAACCAGATCAAA GATGCCAGGAAAGCGTGTGCGGATGCTACCCTGTCTCAG ATCACAGCAAACATTGACCCAATTGGCCGAATTCAGATGCGCACTAGACGGACACTGAGGGGGCATCTGGCAAAAATCTATGCCATGCACTGGGGCACTGACTCGAG GCTTTTAGTCAGTGCCTCCCAGGATGGTAAACTCATTATTTGGGATAGCTACACCACAAACAAG GTCCACGCCATCCCGCTGCGCTCCTCCTGGGTGATGACTTGCGCTTACGCCCCCTCTGGGAACTACGTGGCCTGCGGTGGCCTGGACAACGTCTGCTCCATCTACAACCTCAAGACCCGCGAGGGGAACGTGCGTGTCAGCCGTGAGCTGGCCGGACACACAG GTTACCTGTCCTGCTGTCGCTTCGTGGATGACACCAAGATCGTCACCAGCTCTGGAGATACCACATG tgCTCTGTGGGACATTGAGACGGGCATGCAGACGACCACGTTCGCCGGCCACACCGGCGATGTCATGAGCCTGTCGCTTGCGCCCGACACGCAGCTGTTTGTGTCCGGGGCGTGCGACGCTTCCGCCAAGCTCTGGGACGTCAGAGAAGGAATGTGCCGACAAACCTTCACCGGGCACGAGTCGGACATTAATGCCATCTGC TTCTTCCCCAATGGTAACGCCTTTGCCACGGGCTCAGACGACGCAACCTGCAGGCTCTTTGACCTGCGCGCCGACCAGGAGCTGATGGTCTACTCCCATGACAACATTATCTGTGGCATCACCTCAGTGGCGTTCTCCAAGAGCGGCCGCCTGCTGCTCGCCGGCTACGACGACTTCAACTGCAACGTGTGGGATAGCCTCAAGGCCGACCGTGCAG GTGTCCTGGCTGGACATGACAACCGTGTCAGCTGCTTGGGTGTGACTGATGACGGCATGGCCGTGTCAACAGGGTCCTGGGACAGCTTCCTCAAGATCTGGAACTAG